Proteins co-encoded in one Paraburkholderia terrae genomic window:
- the dtd gene encoding D-aminoacyl-tRNA deacylase produces the protein MIALIQRVRRAEVRVADRVTGAIDAGLLALVCAERGDTDTAADKLLAKMLGYRVFSDAAGKMNLPVQNIDGAGRAGGLLLVSQFTLAADTNSGLRPSFTPAAPPDEGKRLFDYFVAAARAKHPIVETGEFGADMQVSLVNDGPVTFWLQTRA, from the coding sequence ATGATCGCGCTGATTCAACGCGTGCGGCGCGCCGAGGTGCGCGTGGCTGACCGCGTGACGGGCGCAATCGACGCGGGCCTGCTCGCGCTGGTCTGCGCCGAGCGCGGCGATACCGATACCGCCGCCGACAAACTGCTCGCCAAAATGCTCGGCTACCGCGTGTTCAGCGACGCCGCGGGCAAGATGAACCTGCCCGTGCAGAATATCGACGGCGCGGGGCGCGCGGGCGGCCTGCTGCTCGTGTCGCAGTTCACGTTGGCCGCCGATACCAACAGCGGCCTGCGCCCGAGCTTCACGCCCGCCGCACCGCCCGACGAAGGCAAGCGCCTGTTCGACTACTTCGTGGCCGCGGCGCGCGCGAAGCATCCCATCGTCGAGACGGGCGAATTCGGCGCGGACATGCAGGTGTCGCTCGTCAACGACGGCCCGGTGACGTTCTGGTTGCAGACGCGCGCATAA